A part of Corynebacterium afermentans subsp. lipophilum genomic DNA contains:
- the fmt gene encoding methionyl-tRNA formyltransferase yields MRLVFAGTPEPAAAALERLIASDHEVVAVLTRPDARRGRGRTLHPSPVKALAVEHGIEVLTPESLTRDDAIRQQLEELAPDAIPVVAYGNLIPADMLDIPKHGWVNLHFSLLPQWRGAAPVQAAIAAGDAVTGATTFRINEGLDTGDILDTLETEIGEAETSGELLERLAYAGADLLVETMDALEASTAEPTPQPEEGTYAHKITPTDARVDWNQPAAVIDRGIRAHTPAPGAWTMRGENRFKLGPVTPTGEGSLAPGEAAFGKNEVLVGTADGDVRLGTIQPPGKKMMNAADWARGLAADAKEGVVFE; encoded by the coding sequence ATGCGACTCGTATTCGCCGGCACCCCCGAACCCGCCGCCGCGGCACTCGAGCGGCTCATCGCCTCCGACCACGAGGTCGTCGCGGTGCTCACCCGCCCGGACGCGCGCCGCGGCCGTGGGCGCACGCTGCACCCGTCGCCGGTCAAGGCGCTCGCCGTCGAGCACGGCATTGAGGTACTCACCCCGGAAAGCCTCACGCGCGACGACGCCATCCGGCAGCAACTGGAGGAGCTGGCACCTGACGCGATCCCGGTGGTGGCCTACGGCAACCTCATCCCGGCCGACATGCTGGACATCCCGAAGCACGGCTGGGTAAACCTGCATTTCTCTCTGCTGCCTCAGTGGCGCGGGGCGGCACCGGTGCAGGCTGCGATCGCCGCCGGGGACGCGGTCACCGGCGCGACCACCTTCCGAATCAACGAGGGCCTGGACACCGGCGACATCCTGGACACGTTGGAAACCGAGATCGGCGAGGCGGAAACCAGCGGCGAGCTGCTGGAGCGCCTCGCCTACGCGGGTGCTGACCTGCTGGTTGAAACCATGGATGCGCTGGAGGCAAGCACCGCGGAACCGACACCGCAACCGGAAGAGGGCACCTACGCCCACAAGATCACCCCTACGGACGCCCGAGTGGACTGGAACCAGCCGGCCGCCGTGATCGACCGCGGCATCCGCGCCCACACTCCGGCGCCGGGCGCGTGGACGATGCGCGGGGAGAACCGCTTCAAGCTCGGCCCGGTCACCCCGACCGGGGAGGGCTCGTTGGCTCCGGGTGAGGCCGCGTTTGGCAAGAATGAGGTGCTCGTGGGCACCGCCGACGGGGACGTGCGACTGGGCACGATCCAGCCGCCGGGCAAGAAGATGATGAACGCGGCGGACTGGGCCCGCGGGTTGGCCGCTGACGCGAAAGAAGGAGTGGTGTTCGAGTGA
- the def gene encoding peptide deformylase — protein MAIRDIRLFGDPVLNTAAAEVTVFDAALERLVADMLETMDHAGGVGLAANQIGLARRIFVFDCQGMRGHIVNPVWEPLGDKMQTGVEGCLSVPDVRGEVTRHRTVVARGQDCYGRPLTLRGTGLLARCIQHEADHLDGVMFMRRMASEQRKEAMAAIRAADWS, from the coding sequence ATGGCTATCCGCGACATCCGCCTGTTCGGCGACCCAGTGCTCAACACCGCTGCGGCAGAGGTCACGGTTTTCGATGCCGCCCTCGAACGGCTGGTCGCCGACATGCTGGAAACCATGGACCACGCTGGCGGGGTGGGCCTGGCCGCGAACCAGATCGGGCTTGCGCGCCGGATCTTTGTTTTCGACTGCCAGGGCATGCGCGGGCATATCGTCAACCCCGTGTGGGAACCGTTGGGCGACAAGATGCAGACCGGCGTCGAGGGCTGCCTGTCGGTGCCGGACGTGCGCGGGGAGGTCACCCGCCACAGGACGGTGGTGGCCCGCGGCCAGGACTGCTACGGGCGCCCGCTTACCCTGCGCGGCACCGGGTTGTTGGCGCGCTGCATCCAGCACGAAGCGGACCATTTGGATGGCGTGATGTTCATGCGCAGGATGGCATCGGAGCAACGCAAGGAAGCGATGGCGGCGATCCGGGCCGCCGACTGGAGCTAA
- a CDS encoding polysaccharide deacetylase family protein produces the protein MKRLFTVVASATLLAAAALSPTPASADAAKVTQLALREGAQIIPGDSFGPILAQGAGSPIDGSSAFITGSSDHARSVVEDGWRRAYDGLPNQMKQAVPPHLRPPEPAKPADVTVVPAQEPSPSPVPPKCYNCVAITYDDGPVPGSTERLLDILKRKDAHATFFVVGRNANAYPQILRRIRDEGHTIGNHSVDHPDLARQSDAAIAAQLDGTNAALNKQAGVEPHWIRPPYGSYDSRVASAAGDRGMSLAIWDVDTADWQHRNPTTTCKRAVDGAREGSIILMHDIHEPTVDAAECVIDGLRAKGLNPVGLDEMIKRPEIGHVYTRAD, from the coding sequence ATGAAACGCCTGTTTACCGTAGTCGCCTCCGCCACCCTCCTCGCCGCAGCGGCGCTCTCGCCTACCCCCGCCTCCGCTGATGCGGCGAAAGTGACGCAGCTGGCCCTGCGGGAAGGCGCGCAGATCATCCCCGGCGATTCCTTCGGCCCCATCCTCGCGCAGGGAGCAGGTTCGCCTATCGACGGCAGCTCCGCTTTCATCACCGGCTCCTCCGACCACGCACGCAGCGTCGTCGAGGATGGCTGGCGCCGCGCCTACGACGGCCTCCCTAACCAGATGAAGCAGGCCGTGCCCCCGCACCTGCGCCCGCCGGAACCGGCGAAACCGGCCGACGTCACCGTGGTGCCCGCGCAGGAGCCTTCTCCTTCGCCCGTGCCGCCGAAGTGCTACAACTGCGTCGCCATCACCTACGACGACGGCCCGGTCCCCGGCTCCACCGAGCGTCTGCTGGACATCCTCAAGCGCAAGGACGCGCACGCCACCTTCTTCGTGGTGGGCCGCAACGCCAACGCCTACCCGCAGATTCTGCGCCGGATCCGCGACGAGGGCCACACCATCGGTAACCACTCCGTCGACCACCCCGACCTGGCCAGGCAGTCCGATGCCGCAATCGCCGCCCAACTGGACGGCACGAACGCCGCGCTGAACAAGCAGGCCGGCGTGGAGCCGCACTGGATTCGCCCGCCGTACGGTTCCTACGATTCGCGCGTGGCCTCCGCCGCCGGCGATCGCGGCATGTCGCTGGCCATCTGGGACGTGGACACGGCAGACTGGCAGCACCGCAACCCAACCACCACCTGCAAGCGTGCGGTCGACGGCGCGCGCGAAGGCTCCATCATCCTCATGCACGACATCCACGAGCCCACCGTCGACGCGGCGGAGTGCGTCATCGACGGTCTGCGCGCCAAGGGGCTCAATCCGGTCGGGCTCGATGAAATGATCAAGCGCCCCGAAATCGGTCACGTGTACACGAGGGCGGATTAG
- the pyrF gene encoding orotidine-5'-phosphate decarboxylase, which translates to MAAQGFGERLVEAGREYGRLCVGIDPHAALLEQWGLEDNVEGLRAFSETCVEAFAGHTAVVKPQVAFFERFGSAGFAVLEDTLSQLRESGTLVIADAKRGDIGSTMAGYAAAWLAPGSPLEADALTLTPYLGVGSLNPAIELAAQHGKGVFVMAANSNPEAVALQTGTIDGKMLSQRMVDECAEYNRGDDPEYIGHVGVVVGATVQNPPVLDQLNAPVLMPGVGAQGATMDDAQAIAGEVGHLVFPSVSRSVLAAGPEVAELRKRVSDLGKQAKG; encoded by the coding sequence ATGGCGGCACAGGGCTTCGGCGAGCGCCTCGTTGAGGCCGGTCGGGAGTACGGCCGACTGTGCGTGGGCATCGACCCGCACGCCGCGCTGCTTGAACAGTGGGGTCTCGAGGACAATGTCGAGGGCCTGCGGGCGTTCTCCGAGACCTGTGTGGAGGCCTTCGCCGGCCACACCGCGGTGGTCAAGCCGCAGGTGGCGTTTTTCGAGCGCTTCGGCTCAGCCGGATTCGCGGTGCTCGAGGACACGCTCTCGCAGCTGCGTGAGAGCGGCACCTTGGTAATCGCCGATGCGAAACGCGGCGACATCGGGTCCACCATGGCGGGCTACGCGGCGGCCTGGCTAGCGCCGGGTTCTCCGCTGGAGGCCGACGCGCTGACTTTGACACCGTACCTTGGTGTCGGCTCGCTCAACCCGGCGATCGAGCTGGCGGCCCAGCACGGCAAGGGCGTGTTTGTCATGGCCGCCAATTCCAACCCGGAAGCGGTGGCGCTGCAGACCGGCACTATCGACGGAAAGATGCTCTCGCAGCGGATGGTGGATGAGTGCGCGGAGTACAACCGTGGCGACGATCCTGAATACATTGGGCACGTCGGTGTGGTCGTCGGCGCGACTGTGCAAAACCCTCCGGTGCTGGACCAGCTGAACGCGCCGGTGCTGATGCCGGGCGTGGGTGCGCAAGGAGCGACGATGGACGATGCCCAGGCGATCGCAGGTGAGGTTGGACACCTCGTTTTCCCCAGCGTTTCCCGCTCGGTCCTCGCGGCAGGACCGGAAGTCGCTGAGCTGCGTAAACGCGTATCTGACCTGGGGAAACAGGCGAAAGGCTAG
- the mihF gene encoding integration host factor, actinobacterial type has protein sequence MALPQLTDEQRKAALEKAAEARKARAELKASLKRGETTLKDVLDKADTDEIIGKTKVSALLEAMPKVGKVKAREIMEELEIAQTRRLRGLGDRQRRALLERFGYEEN, from the coding sequence GTGGCACTTCCACAGTTGACCGATGAGCAGCGCAAGGCAGCACTTGAGAAGGCTGCTGAGGCCCGCAAGGCTCGTGCCGAGCTGAAGGCATCCCTCAAGCGCGGCGAGACCACGCTCAAGGACGTCCTGGACAAGGCTGACACCGACGAGATCATCGGCAAGACCAAGGTCTCCGCACTCCTCGAGGCTATGCCGAAGGTGGGCAAGGTCAAGGCTCGCGAGATCATGGAGGAGCTGGAGATCGCTCAGACCCGTCGTCTGCGCGGCCTCGGCGACCGTCAGCGTCGCGCGCTGCTCGAGCGCTTCGGCTACGAAGAGAACTAA
- a CDS encoding primosomal protein N': MSDTPAAEAPVARVLPMLGLAHLDRPFDYLVPSQDADAVQPGVRVRVRFAGRLVDAVVLERASKSRHEGSLRFIERVISPEVVAPAKTRELIDALADRYAGVRSDIYRSAIPARHAKAEETDTSTPWEELGEAREPDLSAWTAYTFGESFVDAVVAGKIARAAWQVAPGDDWAAALASLAAKVALDGAGALIVVPDQKDVNACEAALKEIVGARQVTILTASQGPQARYSRYLSVLHGQGRIVVGTRSAAFAPVENLRFAALMFDGDDNLVDPRAPYVHAREVLTTRSAQEGCSLILGGHARTAEAQLLVESGWMHELVAPRQSLRTRSPYIHAAGDSDFEMERDPRAKQARLPSSAFQAAAQALARGTPVLFQVPRTGYIQSLACGQCRTPARCRWCNGPLSLPSGGEAAAPTCRWCGRMDPAHVCPACGSRRLRAVVLGTERTAEELGRAFAKYKVITSGGENVRAQVQPGPALVVATPGAEPHVEGGYGAAVLLDAWALMQRPDLRAVEDTFAKWMGAATLVQPHSAGGEVVVVAEPSLPVVQHLIRWDARGFAALELSLRREARFPPAVHVAVVDAPRDGLDEFFARTELPEHAELLGPVDLPPGVRLPGEWNRQALGPAQRILVRTPLAGRTALGKALRAGAVAWTTAKQDLPLRIQVNPVDIG; the protein is encoded by the coding sequence ATGTCTGACACGCCCGCCGCCGAAGCCCCAGTCGCGCGCGTGTTGCCCATGCTCGGTCTCGCGCATCTGGACAGGCCCTTCGACTACCTGGTGCCCTCCCAGGATGCGGACGCGGTGCAGCCCGGGGTGCGGGTGCGCGTGCGCTTTGCGGGTCGGCTCGTGGACGCGGTGGTACTCGAGCGCGCTTCGAAATCGCGGCACGAGGGGTCGTTGCGCTTCATCGAGCGGGTCATCTCGCCGGAGGTTGTTGCTCCGGCGAAAACGCGCGAGCTTATCGACGCACTCGCGGACCGCTATGCGGGCGTGCGATCCGATATCTACCGCTCTGCTATCCCGGCGCGCCACGCGAAGGCGGAGGAAACGGACACCTCCACTCCCTGGGAGGAATTGGGGGAGGCCAGGGAGCCGGACTTGTCGGCGTGGACTGCGTACACCTTTGGCGAGTCCTTCGTGGACGCGGTGGTGGCCGGCAAGATTGCGCGGGCGGCGTGGCAGGTTGCACCGGGGGACGACTGGGCTGCGGCGTTGGCGTCGCTGGCGGCGAAGGTGGCGTTGGACGGGGCGGGCGCGCTGATTGTGGTGCCGGACCAGAAAGACGTGAACGCGTGCGAGGCGGCGCTGAAAGAGATCGTCGGTGCGCGGCAGGTGACAATCCTGACGGCATCGCAGGGACCGCAGGCGCGGTACTCGCGCTACTTATCGGTGCTGCACGGGCAGGGCCGGATTGTGGTGGGCACGCGCTCGGCAGCGTTCGCGCCGGTGGAAAACCTGCGGTTTGCGGCGCTCATGTTCGACGGCGACGACAACCTGGTGGACCCGCGCGCGCCGTACGTGCACGCGCGCGAGGTGCTGACAACGCGATCGGCGCAGGAGGGGTGCTCGTTGATTCTCGGCGGGCATGCACGCACGGCCGAGGCGCAGCTGCTGGTGGAATCCGGGTGGATGCATGAGCTGGTCGCCCCACGCCAGAGCCTGCGCACCCGTTCGCCGTACATCCACGCCGCGGGGGATTCGGACTTTGAGATGGAGCGCGACCCGCGCGCGAAGCAGGCTCGCCTGCCGTCGTCGGCGTTCCAAGCGGCGGCACAAGCGCTCGCGCGCGGTACCCCTGTGCTGTTCCAAGTGCCGCGCACCGGCTACATCCAGTCGCTCGCGTGCGGGCAATGCCGGACACCGGCGCGCTGCCGGTGGTGCAACGGGCCGCTGAGCCTGCCTTCGGGCGGCGAGGCCGCGGCGCCGACGTGCCGGTGGTGTGGGCGGATGGACCCGGCGCACGTGTGCCCGGCCTGCGGCTCGCGCAGGCTGCGCGCGGTGGTGTTGGGCACGGAGCGCACGGCGGAGGAGCTGGGGCGGGCCTTTGCCAAGTACAAGGTGATCACCTCTGGCGGCGAGAACGTGCGTGCGCAGGTGCAGCCGGGTCCGGCGTTGGTGGTAGCCACGCCGGGTGCGGAGCCGCACGTTGAGGGAGGCTACGGTGCGGCAGTGCTCCTGGACGCCTGGGCGCTGATGCAACGGCCGGACCTGCGCGCGGTGGAGGACACCTTTGCCAAGTGGATGGGGGCGGCCACGCTGGTGCAGCCGCACAGCGCCGGCGGGGAAGTGGTCGTGGTGGCAGAGCCCTCGCTGCCGGTGGTGCAGCACCTGATCCGCTGGGACGCGCGCGGGTTCGCAGCCCTCGAGCTGTCGCTGCGGCGCGAGGCGCGTTTCCCGCCGGCGGTGCACGTGGCGGTGGTGGATGCCCCGCGCGACGGGTTAGACGAGTTCTTCGCCCGCACCGAGCTACCCGAGCACGCCGAGCTGCTCGGCCCGGTGGACCTGCCGCCGGGGGTGCGGCTGCCGGGCGAATGGAACAGGCAGGCGCTCGGCCCCGCGCAGCGGATACTGGTGCGCACCCCGCTAGCCGGGCGCACCGCGCTGGGCAAGGCCCTTCGCGCGGGAGCGGTAGCGTGGACGACGGCGAAGCAGGACCTGCCGCTTCGCATCCAGGTCAATCCGGTGGACATCGGCTAG
- the coaBC gene encoding bifunctional phosphopantothenoylcysteine decarboxylase/phosphopantothenate--cysteine ligase CoaBC: MSEAQNSAQNPTQPLRVVIGVSGGIAAYKACHLVRNFKEAGDEVRVIPTTNALNFVGAATFEALSGNPVDTSVFTRVDEVQHVRVGQEADLIVVAPATADLIARVAAGRADDLLTSTILVATCPVVLAPAMHTEMWLNPATQVNVATLRERGITVLEPAHGRLTGKDTGPGRLPEPDVIAQLARTVLSTNGTTAFTQTLAGKRVLISAGGTQENIDPVRYIGNRSSGKQGYALGDIAAQRGAKVTIVAGATDELEPPSGAEVVKVGSTREMRQAMVDRAPDADVVIMAAAVADFRPEAEANTKLKKGQADDALSTIRLTENPDILKDLVGMREAGQIAATIIGFAAETDNELENGRAKLKRKGADMLMLNSVAGGGVFGQARNRGWLLSAGGGEEEIPDGTKHEVAVHIWDAVERLA, encoded by the coding sequence ATGAGCGAAGCCCAGAATTCGGCCCAGAATCCAACGCAACCGCTGCGTGTAGTCATTGGAGTATCCGGCGGAATCGCCGCGTACAAGGCGTGCCACCTGGTTCGCAACTTCAAAGAGGCGGGGGACGAGGTTCGCGTCATCCCGACCACAAACGCGCTGAACTTCGTTGGCGCCGCCACGTTTGAAGCGCTGAGCGGCAACCCGGTGGACACCAGCGTCTTCACCCGCGTGGACGAGGTGCAGCATGTGAGGGTGGGGCAGGAGGCGGATCTGATCGTCGTGGCGCCCGCGACGGCGGACCTGATTGCCCGGGTGGCCGCCGGACGGGCAGACGACCTGCTCACCTCCACCATTCTCGTGGCTACGTGTCCGGTGGTGCTGGCGCCAGCCATGCACACGGAGATGTGGCTCAACCCGGCGACGCAGGTGAATGTCGCAACGCTGCGCGAGCGCGGGATCACCGTGCTCGAGCCCGCGCACGGGCGGCTTACCGGTAAAGACACAGGTCCTGGGCGCTTGCCGGAGCCGGATGTGATCGCCCAGCTGGCGCGCACTGTTTTGAGCACGAACGGCACGACAGCGTTCACCCAGACGCTTGCGGGCAAACGAGTGCTGATCAGCGCGGGTGGCACCCAGGAGAACATCGACCCGGTGCGCTACATCGGCAACCGGTCCTCCGGCAAGCAGGGCTACGCCCTGGGCGACATCGCCGCGCAGCGCGGCGCGAAAGTGACCATCGTGGCGGGCGCGACCGACGAGCTGGAACCGCCGTCGGGTGCGGAGGTAGTCAAGGTCGGCTCCACCCGCGAGATGCGGCAGGCGATGGTGGATCGCGCACCGGACGCTGACGTGGTGATCATGGCGGCCGCGGTGGCAGATTTTCGTCCAGAAGCGGAAGCGAACACGAAGCTGAAGAAGGGCCAGGCAGACGACGCGTTGTCCACGATCCGACTCACCGAAAACCCGGACATTCTCAAGGACCTCGTAGGCATGCGCGAGGCGGGACAGATCGCCGCGACCATTATCGGGTTCGCCGCGGAGACGGACAACGAGCTGGAAAACGGCCGCGCGAAACTCAAGCGAAAGGGCGCGGACATGCTCATGCTCAACTCCGTGGCCGGCGGTGGCGTGTTCGGGCAGGCCCGCAACCGTGGCTGGCTGCTCAGCGCCGGCGGGGGCGAAGAGGAGATTCCGGACGGCACTAAGCACGAGGTCGCAGTGCACATCTGGGACGCGGTAGAGCGTCTCGCGTAG
- the gmk gene encoding guanylate kinase, whose product MSEVAPRGQLVVLAGPSAVGKSTVVGGLRTAVPDLYFSVSMTTRAPRPGEVDGKDYFFVTPEHFQGRIDRGEMLEWADIHGGLQRSGTPAGPVQEAMEAGRPVLVEVDLAGARNIKRLLPEARTVFLAPPSWDVLVQRLTGRGTETPEVIERRLTTARKELDAQGEFDTVVVNDDVDAAVAAIAGILQGTSSNNS is encoded by the coding sequence GTGTCCGAGGTGGCTCCCCGCGGACAGCTGGTCGTTCTGGCTGGCCCGTCTGCGGTGGGAAAGTCGACGGTGGTGGGCGGCCTTCGCACTGCCGTACCGGATTTGTACTTCTCCGTCTCCATGACTACCCGCGCACCGCGTCCGGGTGAGGTGGACGGCAAGGACTACTTCTTTGTCACCCCCGAACACTTCCAGGGCCGAATTGACCGCGGAGAGATGCTGGAGTGGGCCGACATTCACGGAGGCCTACAGCGCTCCGGCACACCTGCCGGTCCGGTGCAGGAGGCCATGGAAGCCGGACGCCCCGTTCTCGTCGAAGTTGACCTGGCAGGCGCACGCAACATCAAACGACTGCTGCCGGAAGCGCGGACCGTGTTTTTGGCGCCGCCGTCGTGGGATGTGCTCGTCCAGCGCCTCACTGGGCGCGGCACTGAGACTCCAGAGGTGATTGAGCGCAGGCTCACCACCGCCCGGAAGGAGCTCGACGCTCAGGGCGAATTCGACACCGTGGTGGTCAACGACGACGTGGATGCGGCGGTGGCGGCCATCGCCGGCATTCTTCAAGGCACATCTTCCAACAACAGTTAG
- a CDS encoding RsmB/NOP family class I SAM-dependent RNA methyltransferase — protein MSGGFRSRSAGRREDKPAHQRNRQQGRGAAQQPRKQGGGRQRYTVKGRPASIGDPAREAAFEVVLRVVRDGAFANLTLPSILRERKITGRDAAFATELAYGTLRSLGVLDAVIAKNASRELERIVPEVLAALRLGAYQLLYTRVGDHAAVDTSVRLVEAAGHEKAKGFANGVLRSIARTPADEWLRTLAPDSELGALAFTHAHPEWIAHSFSEALGDKRDELEAALEADSARPVVHLVARPGEISAEELALSTGGEQGTYSPYAVYLPEGDPGQLEPVREGLAAVQDEGSQIIARAVTEVPVEQDQGRWLDLCAGPGGKAALIGAIAAIDAATVDAVEVSPHRAELISKTVRGLPVTVHTADGRDPKLEPGYDRILVDAPCSGLGALRRRPEARWTKSEDDIAELTQLQEELLQSAVNLAKPGGVVVYSTCSPDVRETRRIVEKQLAKGGVEELDAREWAAGMEDVGEGPSVQMWPHRHGTDAMFFAVLRKS, from the coding sequence GTGAGCGGAGGATTCAGGTCGCGCTCCGCGGGACGGCGCGAGGACAAGCCGGCGCACCAGCGCAACCGGCAGCAGGGCCGCGGTGCAGCGCAGCAGCCTCGCAAGCAGGGCGGCGGGCGCCAGCGCTACACGGTGAAAGGGCGCCCGGCCAGCATCGGCGACCCGGCGCGCGAGGCGGCCTTCGAGGTGGTGCTGCGCGTCGTCCGTGACGGCGCCTTTGCCAACCTCACCCTGCCCAGCATCCTGCGCGAGCGGAAGATCACCGGCCGAGACGCCGCGTTCGCCACCGAGCTGGCCTACGGCACGTTGCGCAGCCTCGGGGTGCTCGACGCGGTGATCGCGAAGAACGCTTCGCGGGAGCTCGAACGGATCGTGCCCGAGGTGCTCGCCGCGCTTCGCCTGGGTGCTTACCAGCTGCTCTACACCCGCGTGGGCGATCACGCCGCGGTGGATACCTCGGTGCGGCTCGTCGAGGCTGCCGGCCACGAGAAGGCGAAGGGCTTCGCCAACGGTGTGCTGCGTTCCATCGCCCGCACGCCCGCCGACGAGTGGCTGCGCACCCTCGCCCCGGACAGCGAGCTGGGTGCGCTGGCGTTCACCCATGCCCACCCGGAGTGGATTGCGCACTCCTTCTCTGAGGCGCTCGGCGACAAGCGCGACGAGCTGGAGGCCGCGCTCGAGGCGGACTCGGCCCGCCCCGTCGTGCACCTGGTGGCGCGCCCGGGAGAGATCTCCGCGGAAGAGCTTGCGCTTAGCACCGGCGGCGAGCAGGGCACGTACTCGCCGTACGCGGTGTACCTGCCGGAGGGGGACCCAGGCCAGCTCGAGCCGGTGCGCGAGGGCCTCGCTGCGGTGCAGGACGAGGGCTCGCAGATCATCGCGCGCGCTGTCACCGAGGTCCCCGTCGAGCAGGATCAAGGCCGTTGGCTTGACCTGTGTGCGGGCCCTGGCGGCAAGGCTGCGCTCATCGGGGCGATCGCGGCTATCGATGCCGCCACGGTCGACGCCGTCGAAGTCAGCCCGCACCGCGCGGAGCTGATCTCCAAGACGGTGCGCGGCCTGCCGGTGACCGTCCACACCGCCGACGGGCGCGACCCGAAGCTCGAGCCGGGCTACGACCGCATCCTGGTGGACGCCCCCTGCTCCGGGCTGGGCGCGCTGCGTCGGCGTCCGGAGGCGCGCTGGACGAAGTCCGAAGACGACATCGCGGAGCTGACCCAGCTGCAGGAAGAGCTGCTCCAATCTGCCGTGAACCTGGCCAAGCCGGGTGGAGTGGTGGTTTACTCCACGTGCTCGCCGGATGTGCGCGAGACCCGGAGGATCGTCGAAAAGCAATTGGCGAAAGGCGGCGTGGAGGAGCTCGACGCCCGCGAGTGGGCGGCCGGCATGGAGGATGTGGGCGAGGGCCCGAGCGTGCAGATGTGGCCGCACCGCCACGGCACCGACGCAATGTTCTTCGCTGTGCTGCG
- the metK gene encoding methionine adenosyltransferase: protein MSTDTYFRLFTSESVTEGHPDKICDAISDTILDDMLAQDPDAKVAVETLATTGQVHVAGEVRTSAYSNIARIVREKLVEIGFDSSEVGFDGRSCGVNIAIGDQSTEIHDSVVTSQEVRENTSTGAEDQTGAGDQGLMFGYATNETPEFMPLPISTAHRLARRLSQVRHEGIVDGLRPDGKTQVTFAYDGQTPVFIDTIVISTQHDPDFTGEPLEAALREHVINWVLKDADLERYYREDTKVLVNPSGSFIQGGPMSDAGLTGRKIIVDTYGGMARHGGGAFSGKDPSKVDRSGAYAMRWVAKNIVAAGLAERVEVQVAYAIGRANPVGLYVETFGTATEGQTDESIQQAVEKVFDLRPEVIIRELDLKRPIYAQTAAYGHFGRTDIDVPWERTNKVDDLKAAAGV, encoded by the coding sequence TTGTCCACTGATACGTACTTCCGCTTGTTCACAAGCGAATCGGTCACCGAGGGCCACCCCGACAAGATTTGCGACGCGATCTCGGACACGATCCTGGACGACATGCTCGCCCAGGACCCGGACGCGAAGGTGGCCGTGGAGACCCTCGCCACGACCGGTCAGGTGCACGTGGCGGGAGAGGTGCGGACCTCCGCCTACTCAAACATCGCCCGGATTGTGCGCGAGAAACTGGTGGAGATCGGCTTCGACTCCTCCGAGGTCGGCTTCGACGGCCGCAGCTGCGGCGTGAACATCGCCATCGGCGACCAATCCACGGAGATCCACGATTCCGTGGTGACCTCCCAGGAGGTCCGCGAGAACACCTCCACCGGCGCGGAGGACCAGACCGGCGCGGGCGATCAGGGCCTGATGTTCGGCTACGCCACCAACGAGACACCGGAGTTCATGCCGTTGCCGATCTCCACGGCGCACCGCCTGGCGCGCCGACTGTCCCAGGTGCGCCACGAGGGCATCGTGGACGGGCTGCGCCCGGACGGCAAGACACAGGTGACCTTCGCTTATGATGGTCAGACCCCGGTGTTCATCGACACGATCGTCATCTCCACGCAGCACGACCCGGACTTCACCGGCGAGCCGCTGGAGGCGGCGCTGCGCGAGCACGTGATCAACTGGGTGCTCAAAGACGCCGACCTGGAGCGTTACTACCGTGAAGACACCAAGGTGCTGGTCAACCCGTCCGGCTCCTTCATCCAGGGCGGCCCGATGAGTGACGCAGGCCTGACTGGCCGCAAGATCATCGTGGACACCTACGGCGGTATGGCCCGCCACGGCGGCGGCGCGTTTTCCGGCAAGGACCCGTCAAAGGTGGACCGCTCCGGCGCGTACGCGATGCGCTGGGTGGCCAAGAACATCGTCGCCGCGGGCCTGGCGGAGCGCGTCGAGGTGCAGGTCGCTTACGCCATCGGCCGCGCGAACCCGGTGGGTCTGTACGTTGAGACGTTCGGCACCGCCACCGAGGGGCAGACGGACGAGAGCATCCAGCAGGCGGTGGAGAAGGTCTTTGACCTGCGCCCGGAGGTGATCATCCGCGAACTGGACCTCAAGCGCCCGATCTACGCGCAGACTGCCGCATACGGCCACTTCGGCCGCACGGACATCGACGTGCCGTGGGAACGCACCAACAAGGTCGACGACCTCAAGGCCGCCGCCGGCGTCTAG
- the rpoZ gene encoding DNA-directed RNA polymerase subunit omega, whose product MSETSAAEETPQQENVYDTPEGITAPPIDELLTKVSSKYALVIFAAKRARQINSFYQNSEDGVFEFVGPLVSPEPGEKPLSIALREIEAGLLEHEEGQ is encoded by the coding sequence CTGTCCGAGACGTCCGCTGCCGAGGAAACCCCCCAGCAGGAAAACGTCTACGACACTCCGGAGGGCATTACGGCGCCCCCGATCGACGAGCTTTTGACGAAAGTGTCGTCGAAGTACGCGCTCGTCATCTTCGCAGCGAAGCGTGCCCGCCAGATCAACAGCTTCTACCAGAATTCCGAGGACGGTGTCTTCGAGTTCGTGGGACCGCTGGTTTCCCCGGAGCCGGGCGAGAAGCCGCTGTCGATCGCTCTGCGCGAGATCGAGGCAGGCCTGCTCGAGCACGAGGAAGGCCAGTAA